In Nocardioides sp., the following proteins share a genomic window:
- a CDS encoding RNA polymerase sigma factor, with the protein MSDYQSDGDLLRLIARGDEGAFDELWSRHASTLLLRLKRRAPDDAADLLQETFLAAWRNAASFKGEDAGGWLWTIASRRLIDLHRRSANRAVPSDSAPQATSASSEDEALAGMVDPRLTLALDNLSPELIATLQATVIDGLSTRDAAVLLGVAEGTVKSRVSRARGSLREWLAHPNRLQEES; encoded by the coding sequence GTGAGCGACTACCAGAGCGACGGCGACCTGCTGCGGCTCATCGCGCGCGGGGATGAGGGCGCGTTCGACGAGTTGTGGTCGCGCCACGCCTCGACGCTGTTGCTCCGGCTCAAGCGCCGCGCGCCCGACGACGCGGCCGACCTGCTCCAGGAGACGTTCCTGGCTGCCTGGCGCAACGCGGCATCCTTCAAGGGCGAAGACGCCGGCGGTTGGCTCTGGACGATCGCGTCTCGTCGCCTGATCGACCTCCACCGCCGCAGCGCCAACCGGGCAGTGCCGAGCGACTCCGCTCCACAGGCCACCAGTGCGTCCAGCGAGGACGAGGCACTGGCCGGAATGGTCGATCCTCGTCTGACGCTGGCACTCGACAACCTCTCCCCCGAACTCATCGCCACACTCCAAGCCACCGTGATCGACGGGCTGAGCACTCGTGATGCCGCCGTACTGCTCGGCGTCGCCGAAGGCACCGTGAAGTCGCGCGTGTCTCGCGCTCGCGGCTCACTGCGCGAGTGGCTGGCCCACCCCAACCGACTGCAGGAGGAGTCATGA
- a CDS encoding nitronate monooxygenase, whose amino-acid sequence MIEQRLSTALTELAGVRHPVVQTGMGWVAGPRLVSATANAGGLGHPGLGDHDVAGVGEGDRRGSRTNVCAVRGQSARRCR is encoded by the coding sequence ATGATTGAGCAGCGATTGTCGACTGCTTTGACGGAATTGGCGGGCGTACGACACCCGGTCGTGCAGACGGGGATGGGCTGGGTGGCCGGGCCACGACTGGTCTCCGCCACCGCGAATGCCGGCGGGCTCGGGCATCCTGGCCTCGGCGACCATGACGTTGCCGGAGTTGGAGAAGGCGATCGTCGAGGTTCGCGGACGAACGTCTGCGCCGTTCGGGGTCAATCTGCGCGCCGATGCCGGTGA
- a CDS encoding ATP-binding cassette domain-containing protein, whose translation MIDLQGVSVSFGRTEVLREVDLDLAAGVHGLLGPNGAGKSTLIRVLATTLRHDGGTVEVLGHSFTDAAGVRKVREQLGYLPQTLGFYRGFTAREYVEYVAWLRRMPSSEIPLAADRALSRVDLADRADTKLRKLSGGMQRRVGVAQAIVNDPRLLLLDEPTVGLDPEQRVGFRELLRELGSDTCVVVSTHLVEDVAHACDTVTIMDEGRVVERTDPHALAARGLDSESAGDSAVERGYTATLRTSRAIR comes from the coding sequence ATGATCGATCTGCAGGGAGTCAGCGTGAGCTTCGGGCGTACGGAGGTGCTGCGCGAGGTCGACCTAGACCTCGCTGCGGGCGTACACGGACTGCTCGGCCCCAACGGGGCCGGCAAGAGCACCTTGATCCGGGTGCTCGCCACCACGTTGCGCCATGACGGCGGCACAGTCGAGGTATTGGGGCATTCCTTCACCGATGCGGCCGGCGTACGCAAGGTGCGCGAGCAACTCGGCTACCTCCCCCAGACCCTGGGCTTCTATCGGGGCTTCACGGCTCGGGAGTACGTCGAGTACGTCGCCTGGTTGCGCCGGATGCCCAGCAGCGAGATCCCGCTCGCGGCGGACCGCGCGTTGTCTCGAGTCGACCTTGCCGACCGCGCCGACACCAAGTTGCGCAAACTGTCGGGTGGCATGCAGCGCCGCGTCGGCGTGGCGCAGGCGATCGTCAACGATCCGCGACTGCTGCTGCTCGACGAGCCGACAGTGGGGCTCGACCCCGAGCAACGAGTCGGATTCCGCGAACTCCTTCGTGAACTCGGCTCCGACACGTGTGTTGTGGTCTCGACCCATCTGGTCGAAGACGTCGCGCACGCCTGCGACACCGTGACGATCATGGACGAGGGCCGGGTCGTCGAGCGCACCGACCCGCACGCGCTCGCCGCACGCGGACTCGACTCTGAGTCCGCAGGAGACTCAGCGGTCGAGCGCGGCTACACCGCAACTCTGCGTACGAGTCGGGCGATCCGATGA
- a CDS encoding DinB family protein codes for MNWLVADERTTLRALVDDQRNAIADLLDGLTEEEARASLVPSLTTVLGVVKHASFVENVWFAHRIGGSSRESLGLPETVDESFLLTADDTIDSVRARFLATCERSRQIEAQRSLDEIFDWRGTPVSLRWIQGHMVRELARHAGHGDILVEQLRARRAT; via the coding sequence ATGAACTGGCTCGTCGCGGACGAACGTACGACCTTGCGAGCGCTAGTGGATGACCAGCGCAACGCGATCGCCGACCTCCTCGATGGACTTACCGAGGAAGAGGCCCGAGCATCCTTGGTGCCGTCGTTGACCACCGTGCTGGGTGTTGTGAAGCACGCAAGTTTCGTCGAGAACGTGTGGTTTGCTCATCGCATCGGAGGTTCAAGTCGTGAATCACTCGGACTCCCAGAGACGGTCGACGAGAGTTTCCTGTTGACTGCAGACGACACGATCGACTCCGTTCGCGCGCGGTTTCTCGCCACATGCGAAAGATCTCGCCAGATCGAGGCCCAGCGTTCGCTCGACGAGATCTTCGATTGGCGCGGGACGCCCGTGAGCCTGCGCTGGATCCAGGGACACATGGTGCGCGAACTGGCCCGGCATGCAGGTCATGGCGACATCCTGGTCGAGCAACTCAGGGCGAGACGCGCGACCTGA